The following are encoded together in the Sparus aurata unplaced genomic scaffold, fSpaAur1.1, whole genome shotgun sequence genome:
- the LOC115577672 gene encoding saxitoxin and tetrodotoxin-binding protein 1: MSVEKRAVLLLLLAAVSVSAVPEDCDTLKTLSREHLSQVLGDWVLVWSISNENKTSLLTNLTSSFVELQLTSDNSTLLFKERNQFRDTSCTKYVLNLTIPSEASEKFKLASTGGTLEVNGVLSAYEQKATVEFYETCKDCMTAFYKGTEGHFLLHYRREGQHKDAELWASAHDDHKKLAECLKFPHDNPFTYDGAADPCPKMPAAAEVPATAEVPAAAEVPAAAES; the protein is encoded by the exons ATGAGTGTTGAGAAGCGagcggtgctgctgctgctgctggcagccGTCAGCGTCAGCGCGGTGCCAGAAGACTGTGACACTCTGAAGACCTTGTCCAGAGAACACCTGAGCCAG gttcTTGGGGACTGGGTTCTGGTCTGGTCCATCTCTAATGAGAACAAAACGTCTCTGCTCACCAACCTGACCAGCTCCTTCGTGgagctgcagctcacctctgacAACAGCACCCTCCTGTTCAAGGAGCGGAACCAGTTCAG ggacaCGTCCTGTACCAAGTACGTCCTGAACCTGACGATACCGTCTGAGGCCTCCGAGAAATTTAAACTGGCTTCCACCGGTGGCA cactCGAGGTGAACGGCGTTCTGAGTGCGTATGAACAAAAAGCCACTGTGGAGTTCTACGAGACCTGCAAGGACTGTATGACTGCGTTCTACAAGGGAACCGAGGGCCACTTCCTGCTGCactaca ggagagAGGGACAACATAAGGATGCTGAGCTGTGGGCCTCGGCCCACGACGACCATAAGAAGCTGGCAGAGTGTCTGAAGTTCCCTCACGACAACCCGTTCACCTACGACGGAGCTGCAG ATCCTTGCCCTAAGATGCCGGCCGCGGCTGAAGTGCCAGCGACAGCTGAAGTCCCGGCAGCGGCTGAAGTCCCGGCGGCGGCTGAATCCTGA
- the LOC115577670 gene encoding proteasome subunit beta type-4-like, with amino-acid sequence MESTGLKLSFWENGPKPGQFYSFPGGSSSSGSAASCGPVRHTLNPMVTGTSVLGVKFTGGVIIAADMLGSYGSLARFRNISRLMKVNGNTILGASGDYADYQYLKQIIEQMVIDEELLGDGHSYSPKAVHSWLTRVMYNRRCKMNPLWNTVVIGGFYNGESFLGYVDKLGVAYEAPTVATGFGAYLAQPLMREVVENKVEITKQEARELIERCLKVLYYRDARSYNRYEIAIVTEEGVEIVGPLSSETNWDIAHMVSGFE; translated from the exons ATGGAGTCGACAGGTTTGAAGCTGAGTTTCTGGGAGAACGGACCGAAGCCCGGCCAGTTCTACTCTTTCcccggcggcagcagcagcagcgggtcGGCAGCATCATGCGGGCCGGTCAGACACACACT GAACCCGATGGTCACAGGGACGTCGGTGCTCGGTGTGAAGTTCACCGGCGGCGTCATCATCGCGGCGGACATGTTGGGCTCGTACGGCTCTCTGGCTCGCTTCAGGAACATCTCTCGTCTCATGAAG GTGAACGGTAACACCATCCTGGGAGCGTCCGGAGACTACGCCGACTACCAGTACCTCAAACAGATCATCGAACAGATGGT TATCGACGAGGAGCTGCTGGGTGACGGTCACAGCTACAGTCCCAAGGCGGTCCACTCCTGGCTCACCAGAGTCATGTACAACCGGCGCTGCAAGATGAATCCTCTGTGGAACACGGTGGTGATCGGAGGCTTCTACAACGGAGAGAG TTTCCTAGGTTACGTGGACAAGCTGGGCGTGGCCTATGAGGCGCCCACAGTGGCCACAGGCTTTGGAGCGTACCTGGCTCAG cctCTGATGAGGGAGGTGGTGGAGAACAAGGTGGAGATCACTAAGCAGGAGGCTCGGGAGCTGATCGAGCGCTGCCTCAAAGTGCTTTACTACAGAGACGCTCGCTCCTACAACAGA taCGAGATCGCCATCGTCACAGAGGAGGGCGTGGAGATCGTCGGTCCGCTGTCTTCTGAGACCAACTGGGACATCGCTCACATGGTCAG CGGGTTCGAATGA